From the genome of Chelmon rostratus isolate fCheRos1 chromosome 1, fCheRos1.pri, whole genome shotgun sequence, one region includes:
- the LOC121608876 gene encoding fibronectin type III and SPRY domain-containing protein 2 isoform X2 → MDLYEIRGGRLGVITEEAEHQELSRGSTAMEPYSVVPDRGGRSARDVSTFQRFSVDTNESLRFEPCDGSSPSPTGAEDGHDDDDVFQEGETETIRDRLQGKVAEMESFAGHLEEIFLTVEENFGRREQHLEQHYNDVLQTLSQRYDERAAGLEQEKKGKLEALYNQLLACGQAMDASKELIETAQEIYRSQDKRIFLKTVMPAIKRIEEFAKEEMDLTLATCLEFNTPLADLSDVKTMMDSINVVPAPSAPVINPQISNSATQTSLRVCWSLFSDDTVEYYELYYRPVLEDTPADSTCAPHVGKVKVKETHCTVTDLLPNAQYELWVTATNTTGISPASEKALYMTVPSPPVIKQRECTSCPEAALVRWDSGNTNPVDSYTVELSEMGTDGTQSGVTESIVAVPTCQCLIQLQTGRRYLISVRAVNVGGPSDRSEVITVSTTGTFFYLLEDSAHPCLSISEDGFTIFYGDEELPISAMALEDYTFTRCVAVLGDLIPVRGRHYWEVEVDDGTEFRIGVAYEDTERNSYLGANTTSWCMRHILTPSRHKYEFLHNGWSPDLRITVNPVRIGVALDYDRGTLSFFNVDLEQHLHTFHCQFQNYVHPCFGLDNPGALTVHNGIEAPEYAFI, encoded by the exons ATGGACCTGTATGAGATCAGAGGGGGCAGACTGGGTGTGatcacagaggaggctgagcACCAGGAGTTAAGCAGGGGGTCGACCGCCATGGAGCCCTACAGCGTGGTtccagacagaggagggaggtcGGCCCGGGACGTTTCCACCTTCCAGAGGTTCTCCGTGGACACCAACGAGTCCCTTCGCTTTGAGCCCTGTGATGGCAGCTCTCCATCTCCCACTGGGGCAGAAGATGGACATGATGACGATGACGTGTTTCAGGAGGGAGAAACCGAG aCAATCAGGGATCGGTTGCAAGGGAAGGTTGCTGAGATGGAGAGCTTTGCGGGTCATCTGGAGGAAATCTTTCTCACCGTGGAG GAGAATTTTGGCCGCCGGGAGCAGCACCTGGAGCAGCACTACAATGACGTGCTGCAGACGTTGTCCCAGCGATATGACGAGAGGGCGGCTGGCctggagcaggagaagaaggGCAAGCTGGAGGCCCTGTACAATCAGCTGCTGGCTTGCGGTCAGGCGATGGACGCCTCCAAGGAGCTCATTGAGACGGCCCAGGAGATCTACCGCAGCCAAGACAAGAGGATTTTCCTGAAG ACTGTTATGCCCGCCATTAAAAG AATCGAGGAGTTTGCCAAAGAGGAGATGGACCTCACGTTGGCCACGTGTCTTGAATTCAACACGCCGCTCGCTGACCTGTCGGATGTCAAAACCATGATGGACTCCATCAACGTTGTGCCAG CTCCATCTGCCCCAGTAATCAACCCCCAGATCTCCAACTCTGCCACCCAGACGTCGCTGCGTGTGTGCTGGAGCTTGTTCTCCGACGACACGGTGGAGTACTACGAGCTTTACTACAGGCCGGTGCTGGAGGACACGCCGGCAGACAGCACCTGCGCGCCGCACG TGGGCAAGGTGAAAGTGAAGGAGACCCACTGCACCGTCACAGATCTGCTGCCTAATGCTCAGTACGAGCTGTGGGTGACGGCTACCAACACCACGGGCATCAGCCCAGCGAGCGAGAAGGCCCTATACATGACAG TGCCGTCCCCCCCGGTGATCAAGCAGAGGGAGTGTACCAGCTGTCCAGAGGCTGCGCTGGTCCGCTGGGACTCCGGCAACACCAACCCTGTAGACTCTTACACCGTGGAGCTCAGTGAGATGGGCACTGATGGCACACAGAGCGGCGTTACTGA GTCTATAGTCGCCGTGCCCACCTGTCAGTGTCTGATCCAGCTGCAGACAGGACGCCGTTACCTCATCTCTGTGAGAGCAGTCAACGTCGGCGGGCCCAGCGACAGGAGTGAAGTTATTACCGTCTCCACAACAG GTACATTCTTCTATCTCCTGGAGGACAGTGCCCATCCTTGCCTGTCCATCTCTGAAGATGGCTTCACCATATTTTATGGCGATGAGGAGCTGCCAATTAGTGCAATGGCTTTAGAGGACTACACCTTCACCAG atgtgtagCCGTCCTGGGGGATCTGATTCCAGTGCGAGGCAGGCATTACTGGGAAGTCGAGGTGGATGATGGGACAGAGTTCAGGATTGGAGTTGCGTatgaggacacagagaggaactCGTACCTCGGAGCGAACACCACCTCCTGGTGTATGAGACACATTCTCACCCCATCCAG gCATAAATACGAGTTTCTGCACAATGGCTGGAGTCCTGACCTGAGGATTACAGTGAACCCAGTGCGGATAGGAGTGGCACTGGACTACGACAGGGGGACTCTGTCCTTCTTTAATGTGGATCTGGAACAACACCTACACACCTTCCACTGTCAGTTCCAAAATTATGTCCACCCCTGCTTTGGCCTGGACAATCCAGGAGCCCTTACTGTGCACAACGGCATAGAGGCTCCTGAGTACGCATTCATCTGA
- the LOC121608748 gene encoding WASP homolog-associated protein with actin, membranes and microtubules isoform X1, with translation MNNVECERLDSLEGWVAVKSNIFEETETFKLGFIVQWNVIECKFAVTCHNRTLQRQKRKAEVAVVGDPQMSWAGLFSVKDLKHIHQQFTCVADILGACFPDLSEFEDGNIWDLLFLNRRSGPDDDERDFDTPCRKLEKYFSTAIDICGRKIVLDTLFTQDERDVEEYFENLQEFKRKTMQEEMSRAKGHLRQLLQSHGSADRMVALLSIYEEEDEAYQDLVTVATTFFQYLLQPFRDMRELACLYKMEILKSLEFEDLGPKRIAALEKEAEEWRTKAGDAVASIQDITVTYFAQTSKALAGMLKQMEEDKCRFGAAAWASAAPRLEKLRFLLAKETLQHMRTTEMCLNRKKDGIRERLGSLSGRDKSHRTDPRSAPGGDQQQDAVDQLELQFYETQLELYDTKFEILKNEEQLLVAQTDSLRRQIKELKEEVVYYDVCEDPEELQSILHTGIQQAEPPTVSQLRRRLQTLETKRGNICARRAYLRNKKDQCMEAQEQKKLHAEQSSILFNQHHQVHLKREKRKEEEQRRKEWVDQEREKTLSRLRSFREVRLCRCLPAASPLLMKPQRLLLHSAAVGRICAQHQTLWTCFKRFGQYILKTPQSRMSSSEVPCPSQPLSIISLGPSPASEGPSSIHPARRRNKTPKKQQPEDIPVQIYSAPPPPAAAACPPPPPPPPPPPPPPPPLPPAMPPPPVQASPSSEDTPMPLSEKEDPPFPAKNMLKQNIGTMDEVLASLQRGQIQLRKVPAPRTASPVVDLRSNLMSAIRQGVTLKKVVPARAEVPNSGDNELERSIKAAMMRMKKVAADSDEEDRGDDETQSTDWDS, from the exons ATGAATAACGTGGAGTGCGAGCGTCTGGACAGCCTGGAGGGCTGGGTGGCCGTTAAAAGCAACATATTTGAAGAAACCGAGACGTTTAAGCTGGGCTTCATCGTACAGTGGAACGTCATCGAGTGTAAGTTCGCTGTCACCTGCCACAACCGGACGCTACAGCGGCAGAAGCGCAAAGCAGAAGTTGCCGTTGTCGGCGACCCGCAGATGAGCTGGGCTGGACTCTTCTCCGTCAAGGATCTGAAACATATCCATCAGCAGTTTACATGCGTGGCAGACATCTTGGGAGCCTGCTTCCCGGATTTGTCCGAGTTCGAAGACGGAAACATTTGGGACTTGCTCTTCCTGAATCGGCGCTCCGGTCCCGACGACGATGAGAGGGATTTTGACACACCGTGTCGGAAACTCGAGAAATACTTCAGCACAGCCATCGACATCTGCGGCCGAAAGATTGTCCTCGACACGTTATTCACTCAGGATGAGCGAGACGTCGAGGAGTACTTTGAAAACCTGCAGGAGTTTAAAAGGAAGACCATGCAGGAGGAAATGTCAAGGGCCAAGGGTCACCTGCGACAG ctgctgcagagtcacgGCAGTGCGGACCGAATGGTTGCGCTGCTCAGCATCTacgaggaagaggatgaggccTACCAGGACCTGGTCACTGTGGCCACCACCTTCTTCCAGTATCTGCTCCAGCCTTTCAGGGACATGAGAGAGCTGGCCTGCCTCTACAAGATGGAGATTCTG aagtctTTGGAGTTTGAGGACTTGGGTCCTAAGAGAATTGCAGCCCTGGAGAAGGAGGCGGAGGAGTGGAGAACGAAAGCAGGAGACGCAGTCGCCTCGATTCAGGACATCACCGTCACCTACTTTGCACAGACTTCAAAGGCTCTGGCTG GTATGTTgaagcagatggaggaggataAGTGTCGATTTGGAGCTGCTGCCTGGGCGTCTGCAGCTCCCAGACTGGAGAAACTGCGCTTCCTGTTAGCCAAAGAAACCCTGCAGCACATGAGAACTACAGAGATGTGCCTTAACCGCAAGAAAGATGGCAtcagagagagg TTGGGCAGCCTGTCTGGCAGAGACAAGAGCCACAGAACCGATCCGAGGTCTGCGCCTGGGGGCGACCAGCAGCAGGACGCAGTGGaccagctggagctgcagttcTACGAAACCCAACTAGAACTGTACGACACCAAGTTTGAGATCCTGAAGAAcgaggagcagctgctggtggctCAGACTGACAGCCTGCGACGGCAGATTAAAG aactgaaggaggaggtggtgtaCTATGATGTGTGTGAGGATccggaggagctgcagagtatCCTCCACACAGGTATTCAGCAAGCCGAGCCTCCGACTGTCAGTCAGCTCAGACGACGCCTGCAGACCTTGGAGACCAAGAGAGGCAACATCTGCGCCCGGCGAGCTTATCTCCGCAACAAAAAG gatCAGTGCATGGAGGCACAGGAGCAGAAGAAGCTGCACGCCGAGCAGAGCTCCATACTCTTCAACCAGCACCATCAGGTCCACCTG AAACGcgagaagagaaaggaggaggagcagaggaggaaggagtggGTGGACCAGGAGCGAGAGAAGACCCTGAGCAGATTACGATCCTTCAGAGAGGTTAGGCTCTGTCGTTGTctccctgcagcttctcctctgcttaTGAAACCCCAGAGGCTCCTGCTTCATTCAGCAGCTGTAGGGAGGATCTGTGCACAGCATCAGACGCTCTGGACATGCTTT AAGCGATTTGGCCAGTACATCCTGAAGACTCCTCAGTCCAGGATGTCTTCTTCAGAAGTGCCGTGTCCCTCCCAGCCGCTGTCCATCATCAGCCTCGGCCCCTCTCCCGCCTCTGAAGGaccctcctccatccatcccgcCCGCAGGCGCAATAAAACGCCCAAGAAACAGCAGCCTGAAGACATCCCTGTCCAAATCTACTCTGCGCCGccgcctccagcagcagcagcctgtcctcctcctcctcctcctcctccaccaccacctcccccacctccaccgCTGCCCCCCGCCATGCCTCCTCCACCCGTCCAAGCCTCGCCTTCCTCTGAGGACACGCCGATGCCCCTCAGTGAAAAAGAAGACCCTCCTTTCCCAGCCAAGAACATGCTGAAACAAAATATCG GAACAATGGATGAAGTGTTGGCCTCATTGCAGCGTGGACAGATTCAGCTTCGTAAGGTCCCCGCCCCCAGGACAGCGTCCCCTGTTGTGGACCTGAGGAGCAATCTGATGTCCGCCATCCGACAGGGAGTCACCCTGAAGAAG GTGGTCCCTGCGCGAGCAGAAGTCCCGAACAGCGGCGACAACGAGCTGGAGCGCAGCATCAAGGCTGccatgatgaggatgaagaaggTGGCGGCCGACTCCGacgaggaggacagaggagacgACGAGACACAGAGTACAGACTGGGACagctga
- the LOC121608876 gene encoding fibronectin type III and SPRY domain-containing protein 2 isoform X1, translating to MMAALCPAAVIVLMDLYEIRGGRLGVITEEAEHQELSRGSTAMEPYSVVPDRGGRSARDVSTFQRFSVDTNESLRFEPCDGSSPSPTGAEDGHDDDDVFQEGETETIRDRLQGKVAEMESFAGHLEEIFLTVEENFGRREQHLEQHYNDVLQTLSQRYDERAAGLEQEKKGKLEALYNQLLACGQAMDASKELIETAQEIYRSQDKRIFLKTVMPAIKRIEEFAKEEMDLTLATCLEFNTPLADLSDVKTMMDSINVVPAPSAPVINPQISNSATQTSLRVCWSLFSDDTVEYYELYYRPVLEDTPADSTCAPHVGKVKVKETHCTVTDLLPNAQYELWVTATNTTGISPASEKALYMTVPSPPVIKQRECTSCPEAALVRWDSGNTNPVDSYTVELSEMGTDGTQSGVTESIVAVPTCQCLIQLQTGRRYLISVRAVNVGGPSDRSEVITVSTTGTFFYLLEDSAHPCLSISEDGFTIFYGDEELPISAMALEDYTFTRCVAVLGDLIPVRGRHYWEVEVDDGTEFRIGVAYEDTERNSYLGANTTSWCMRHILTPSRHKYEFLHNGWSPDLRITVNPVRIGVALDYDRGTLSFFNVDLEQHLHTFHCQFQNYVHPCFGLDNPGALTVHNGIEAPEYAFI from the exons ATGATGGCAGC CCTTTGTCCTGCTGCAGTCATTGTCCTCATGGACCTGTATGAGATCAGAGGGGGCAGACTGGGTGTGatcacagaggaggctgagcACCAGGAGTTAAGCAGGGGGTCGACCGCCATGGAGCCCTACAGCGTGGTtccagacagaggagggaggtcGGCCCGGGACGTTTCCACCTTCCAGAGGTTCTCCGTGGACACCAACGAGTCCCTTCGCTTTGAGCCCTGTGATGGCAGCTCTCCATCTCCCACTGGGGCAGAAGATGGACATGATGACGATGACGTGTTTCAGGAGGGAGAAACCGAG aCAATCAGGGATCGGTTGCAAGGGAAGGTTGCTGAGATGGAGAGCTTTGCGGGTCATCTGGAGGAAATCTTTCTCACCGTGGAG GAGAATTTTGGCCGCCGGGAGCAGCACCTGGAGCAGCACTACAATGACGTGCTGCAGACGTTGTCCCAGCGATATGACGAGAGGGCGGCTGGCctggagcaggagaagaaggGCAAGCTGGAGGCCCTGTACAATCAGCTGCTGGCTTGCGGTCAGGCGATGGACGCCTCCAAGGAGCTCATTGAGACGGCCCAGGAGATCTACCGCAGCCAAGACAAGAGGATTTTCCTGAAG ACTGTTATGCCCGCCATTAAAAG AATCGAGGAGTTTGCCAAAGAGGAGATGGACCTCACGTTGGCCACGTGTCTTGAATTCAACACGCCGCTCGCTGACCTGTCGGATGTCAAAACCATGATGGACTCCATCAACGTTGTGCCAG CTCCATCTGCCCCAGTAATCAACCCCCAGATCTCCAACTCTGCCACCCAGACGTCGCTGCGTGTGTGCTGGAGCTTGTTCTCCGACGACACGGTGGAGTACTACGAGCTTTACTACAGGCCGGTGCTGGAGGACACGCCGGCAGACAGCACCTGCGCGCCGCACG TGGGCAAGGTGAAAGTGAAGGAGACCCACTGCACCGTCACAGATCTGCTGCCTAATGCTCAGTACGAGCTGTGGGTGACGGCTACCAACACCACGGGCATCAGCCCAGCGAGCGAGAAGGCCCTATACATGACAG TGCCGTCCCCCCCGGTGATCAAGCAGAGGGAGTGTACCAGCTGTCCAGAGGCTGCGCTGGTCCGCTGGGACTCCGGCAACACCAACCCTGTAGACTCTTACACCGTGGAGCTCAGTGAGATGGGCACTGATGGCACACAGAGCGGCGTTACTGA GTCTATAGTCGCCGTGCCCACCTGTCAGTGTCTGATCCAGCTGCAGACAGGACGCCGTTACCTCATCTCTGTGAGAGCAGTCAACGTCGGCGGGCCCAGCGACAGGAGTGAAGTTATTACCGTCTCCACAACAG GTACATTCTTCTATCTCCTGGAGGACAGTGCCCATCCTTGCCTGTCCATCTCTGAAGATGGCTTCACCATATTTTATGGCGATGAGGAGCTGCCAATTAGTGCAATGGCTTTAGAGGACTACACCTTCACCAG atgtgtagCCGTCCTGGGGGATCTGATTCCAGTGCGAGGCAGGCATTACTGGGAAGTCGAGGTGGATGATGGGACAGAGTTCAGGATTGGAGTTGCGTatgaggacacagagaggaactCGTACCTCGGAGCGAACACCACCTCCTGGTGTATGAGACACATTCTCACCCCATCCAG gCATAAATACGAGTTTCTGCACAATGGCTGGAGTCCTGACCTGAGGATTACAGTGAACCCAGTGCGGATAGGAGTGGCACTGGACTACGACAGGGGGACTCTGTCCTTCTTTAATGTGGATCTGGAACAACACCTACACACCTTCCACTGTCAGTTCCAAAATTATGTCCACCCCTGCTTTGGCCTGGACAATCCAGGAGCCCTTACTGTGCACAACGGCATAGAGGCTCCTGAGTACGCATTCATCTGA
- the LOC121608748 gene encoding WASP homolog-associated protein with actin, membranes and microtubules isoform X2 has protein sequence MNNVECERLDSLEGWVAVKSNIFEETETFKLGFIVQWNVIECKFAVTCHNRTLQRQKRKAEVAVVGDPQMSWAGLFSVKDLKHIHQQFTCVADILGACFPDLSEFEDGNIWDLLFLNRRSGPDDDERDFDTPCRKLEKYFSTAIDICGRKIVLDTLFTQDERDVEEYFENLQEFKRKTMQEEMSRAKGHLRQLLQSHGSADRMVALLSIYEEEDEAYQDLVTVATTFFQYLLQPFRDMRELACLYKMEILKSLEFEDLGPKRIAALEKEAEEWRTKAGDAVASIQDITVTYFAQTSKALAGMLKQMEEDKCRFGAAAWASAAPRLEKLRFLLAKETLQHMRTTEMCLNRKKDGIRERLGSLSGRDKSHRTDPRSAPGGDQQQDAVDQLELQFYETQLELYDTKFEILKNEEQLLVAQTDSLRRQIKELKEEVVYYDVCEDPEELQSILHTGIQQAEPPTVSQLRRRLQTLETKRGNICARRAYLRNKKDQCMEAQEQKKLHAEQSSILFNQHHQVHLKREKRKEEEQRRKEWVDQEREKTLSRLRSFREKRFGQYILKTPQSRMSSSEVPCPSQPLSIISLGPSPASEGPSSIHPARRRNKTPKKQQPEDIPVQIYSAPPPPAAAACPPPPPPPPPPPPPPPPLPPAMPPPPVQASPSSEDTPMPLSEKEDPPFPAKNMLKQNIGTMDEVLASLQRGQIQLRKVPAPRTASPVVDLRSNLMSAIRQGVTLKKVVPARAEVPNSGDNELERSIKAAMMRMKKVAADSDEEDRGDDETQSTDWDS, from the exons ATGAATAACGTGGAGTGCGAGCGTCTGGACAGCCTGGAGGGCTGGGTGGCCGTTAAAAGCAACATATTTGAAGAAACCGAGACGTTTAAGCTGGGCTTCATCGTACAGTGGAACGTCATCGAGTGTAAGTTCGCTGTCACCTGCCACAACCGGACGCTACAGCGGCAGAAGCGCAAAGCAGAAGTTGCCGTTGTCGGCGACCCGCAGATGAGCTGGGCTGGACTCTTCTCCGTCAAGGATCTGAAACATATCCATCAGCAGTTTACATGCGTGGCAGACATCTTGGGAGCCTGCTTCCCGGATTTGTCCGAGTTCGAAGACGGAAACATTTGGGACTTGCTCTTCCTGAATCGGCGCTCCGGTCCCGACGACGATGAGAGGGATTTTGACACACCGTGTCGGAAACTCGAGAAATACTTCAGCACAGCCATCGACATCTGCGGCCGAAAGATTGTCCTCGACACGTTATTCACTCAGGATGAGCGAGACGTCGAGGAGTACTTTGAAAACCTGCAGGAGTTTAAAAGGAAGACCATGCAGGAGGAAATGTCAAGGGCCAAGGGTCACCTGCGACAG ctgctgcagagtcacgGCAGTGCGGACCGAATGGTTGCGCTGCTCAGCATCTacgaggaagaggatgaggccTACCAGGACCTGGTCACTGTGGCCACCACCTTCTTCCAGTATCTGCTCCAGCCTTTCAGGGACATGAGAGAGCTGGCCTGCCTCTACAAGATGGAGATTCTG aagtctTTGGAGTTTGAGGACTTGGGTCCTAAGAGAATTGCAGCCCTGGAGAAGGAGGCGGAGGAGTGGAGAACGAAAGCAGGAGACGCAGTCGCCTCGATTCAGGACATCACCGTCACCTACTTTGCACAGACTTCAAAGGCTCTGGCTG GTATGTTgaagcagatggaggaggataAGTGTCGATTTGGAGCTGCTGCCTGGGCGTCTGCAGCTCCCAGACTGGAGAAACTGCGCTTCCTGTTAGCCAAAGAAACCCTGCAGCACATGAGAACTACAGAGATGTGCCTTAACCGCAAGAAAGATGGCAtcagagagagg TTGGGCAGCCTGTCTGGCAGAGACAAGAGCCACAGAACCGATCCGAGGTCTGCGCCTGGGGGCGACCAGCAGCAGGACGCAGTGGaccagctggagctgcagttcTACGAAACCCAACTAGAACTGTACGACACCAAGTTTGAGATCCTGAAGAAcgaggagcagctgctggtggctCAGACTGACAGCCTGCGACGGCAGATTAAAG aactgaaggaggaggtggtgtaCTATGATGTGTGTGAGGATccggaggagctgcagagtatCCTCCACACAGGTATTCAGCAAGCCGAGCCTCCGACTGTCAGTCAGCTCAGACGACGCCTGCAGACCTTGGAGACCAAGAGAGGCAACATCTGCGCCCGGCGAGCTTATCTCCGCAACAAAAAG gatCAGTGCATGGAGGCACAGGAGCAGAAGAAGCTGCACGCCGAGCAGAGCTCCATACTCTTCAACCAGCACCATCAGGTCCACCTG AAACGcgagaagagaaaggaggaggagcagaggaggaaggagtggGTGGACCAGGAGCGAGAGAAGACCCTGAGCAGATTACGATCCTTCAGAGAG AAGCGATTTGGCCAGTACATCCTGAAGACTCCTCAGTCCAGGATGTCTTCTTCAGAAGTGCCGTGTCCCTCCCAGCCGCTGTCCATCATCAGCCTCGGCCCCTCTCCCGCCTCTGAAGGaccctcctccatccatcccgcCCGCAGGCGCAATAAAACGCCCAAGAAACAGCAGCCTGAAGACATCCCTGTCCAAATCTACTCTGCGCCGccgcctccagcagcagcagcctgtcctcctcctcctcctcctcctccaccaccacctcccccacctccaccgCTGCCCCCCGCCATGCCTCCTCCACCCGTCCAAGCCTCGCCTTCCTCTGAGGACACGCCGATGCCCCTCAGTGAAAAAGAAGACCCTCCTTTCCCAGCCAAGAACATGCTGAAACAAAATATCG GAACAATGGATGAAGTGTTGGCCTCATTGCAGCGTGGACAGATTCAGCTTCGTAAGGTCCCCGCCCCCAGGACAGCGTCCCCTGTTGTGGACCTGAGGAGCAATCTGATGTCCGCCATCCGACAGGGAGTCACCCTGAAGAAG GTGGTCCCTGCGCGAGCAGAAGTCCCGAACAGCGGCGACAACGAGCTGGAGCGCAGCATCAAGGCTGccatgatgaggatgaagaaggTGGCGGCCGACTCCGacgaggaggacagaggagacgACGAGACACAGAGTACAGACTGGGACagctga